A DNA window from Sulfitobacter noctilucicola contains the following coding sequences:
- a CDS encoding L-serine ammonia-lyase, producing the protein MFLSVFDMFKVGIGPSSSHTMGPMVAAARFLDLMRGSPFQFAGLRASLHGSLAFTGVGHATDRATILGLAGFTPETYDAAKAEGTLEDITNTGQITVEGLPPLAFDPKTSLIFDYDTKLDGHANGMMLMATDAQGDVTLRETYYSIGGGFVMTEAELTAGKDTDEGTPVPFPFKSAAEMLEMGKASGKSIAQMKRANEVARNGEIHLRDGARRLWEVMNDCIDRGLTTDGILPGGLSVRRRAKGIHDALIAERGTNLSAPHTINDWMSVYAMAVNEENAAGGQVVTAPTNGAAGVLPATLRYYLDHVPGASQSHIEDFLLTAAAIGGLVKFNASISGAEAGCQAEVGSAAAMSAAGLCAVMGGTPEQVENAAEIALEHHLGMTCDPVKGLVQVPCIERNGLGAIKAVSAASLALRGDGTHLVPLDACIETMRQTGADMSEKYKETSLGGLAVNIPNC; encoded by the coding sequence ATGTTTCTCTCTGTCTTCGACATGTTCAAAGTAGGCATTGGCCCTTCGTCTTCGCATACTATGGGACCAATGGTGGCTGCCGCGCGCTTTCTGGACCTGATGCGCGGGTCTCCGTTCCAGTTTGCAGGTCTGCGGGCCTCGCTGCATGGCTCGCTCGCCTTTACCGGTGTCGGCCATGCCACGGACCGCGCTACCATATTGGGGCTGGCAGGTTTCACCCCCGAAACCTACGACGCGGCCAAGGCGGAGGGCACGCTGGAAGACATTACCAACACTGGACAGATCACCGTAGAGGGACTGCCGCCGCTTGCCTTTGATCCAAAGACCAGCCTGATCTTTGACTATGACACCAAGCTCGACGGCCATGCCAACGGCATGATGCTAATGGCCACCGATGCCCAAGGCGACGTGACCCTTCGCGAGACATACTATTCCATCGGTGGCGGTTTTGTGATGACCGAGGCCGAACTGACCGCAGGCAAGGACACCGACGAAGGCACGCCTGTCCCCTTCCCGTTTAAATCCGCCGCCGAGATGCTGGAGATGGGAAAAGCTTCGGGCAAGTCGATTGCCCAGATGAAACGCGCCAACGAAGTCGCCCGCAACGGCGAAATCCACCTGCGTGACGGGGCCAGACGGCTCTGGGAGGTGATGAACGACTGCATTGATCGGGGACTGACCACCGATGGCATCCTGCCCGGTGGACTGTCGGTCAGGCGACGCGCCAAGGGTATTCACGACGCGCTTATCGCGGAACGTGGCACGAACCTCAGTGCGCCTCACACGATCAATGACTGGATGAGCGTTTATGCGATGGCAGTGAACGAGGAAAACGCCGCCGGAGGACAGGTGGTCACCGCCCCCACAAACGGTGCCGCCGGCGTGCTTCCCGCGACCCTGCGTTACTACCTTGACCATGTGCCGGGCGCATCGCAAAGCCATATCGAAGATTTCCTGCTCACGGCCGCTGCCATCGGGGGTCTGGTCAAATTCAACGCATCAATTTCGGGGGCTGAAGCGGGCTGTCAGGCCGAGGTGGGGTCAGCCGCGGCCATGTCCGCCGCGGGCCTCTGTGCCGTCATGGGTGGCACACCTGAACAGGTTGAAAATGCGGCGGAAATCGCACTGGAACACCACCTTGGCATGACTTGCGATCCGGTCAAAGGATTGGTGCAGGTCCCTTGTATCGAACGCAATGGACTGGGTGCGATTAAAGCAGTGTCTGCCGCTTCGCTGGCCCTGCGTGGCGATGGTACTCATCTTGTCCCGCTGGACGCCTGTATTGAAACGATGCGGCAGACCGGCGCGGACATGTCTGAAAAGTACAAAGAAACGTCCCTTGGTGGCCTCGCGGTCAACATTCCCAATTGCTAG